Proteins encoded together in one Triticum dicoccoides isolate Atlit2015 ecotype Zavitan chromosome 7B, WEW_v2.0, whole genome shotgun sequence window:
- the LOC119335210 gene encoding uncharacterized protein LOC119335210 → MACHLRSASAPSSPRSSKPQVEQQLQSLSTTISSPSATIDTTCEGLRKLADIYSCIEEMMCTPSNQVSLWRTLQRVAVEAELGRSLVVLDICNAMQETLMELKMTVQELLLVLKRGEDATCQVKAYIRLAKKAQKQFKKISKKSASDKNDSRVVMLMAEAREITFSLLESTSCILSKQIEMPKWSLVSKTLQKSKVVCEVEQLRALECSIEDLESGVELLYRRLIQNRVSLLNALSL, encoded by the coding sequence ATGGCTTGCCATCTAAGATCTGCTAGCGCGCCTTCCAGCCCTCGCTCAAGCAAACCCCAAGTAGAGcagcagctccagagcctgagtacAACCATCTCTTCGCCCTCGGCGACCATCGATACGACATGCGAAGGTTTGAGGAAGCTGGCAGACATATACAGCTGCATTGAGGAGATGATGTGCACACCCAGCAACCAAGTCAGCCTCTGGAGGACCCTGCAAAGGGTGGCAGTGGAGGCAGAGCTAGGACGGTCCCTCGTCGTGCTCGACATCTGCAACGCCATGCAGGAGACCTTGATGGAGCTGAAGATGACTGTCCAAGAGCTCTTGTTGGTTCTCAAGAGAGGAGAGGATGCAACTTGTCAAGTCAAGGCGTACATCCGGCTAGCCAAGAAGGCACAAAAGCAGTTCAAGAAGATAAGCAAGAAAAGTGCTTCCGACAAGAACGATTCTAGGGTGGTGATGCTAATGGCAGAAGCGAGAGAGATCACCTTTTCACTGCTCGAATCCACATCCTGCATCTTGTCGAAGCAAATTGAGATGCCCAAGTGGTCTCTTGTCTCCAAAACATTGCAGAAGAGCAAAGTTGTATGCGAAGTGGAGCAATTGCGGGCATTGGAGTGCAGTATCGAAGATCTTGAGAGCGGAGTGGAACTTCTGTACAGGAGATTGATCCAGAACAGAGTTTCTCTCCTCAATGCTCTTAGTTTGTAG
- the LOC119335211 gene encoding uncharacterized protein LOC119335211, which translates to MAFALRSISLPSRHHTTEAEVQEDLHSLETSVSSSITIETMCDGLRRLGDIYGAVEEIIQLPSNQVCSSQQRKILDGETECSLELLDLCNNMQEIFVELKAIIQELQVALRKGDDATIQAKIQSYIRLVKKAGKQFKKTTRKATSDKMDCGMVSLLINAREMTISLLESVVHLLSKQIEVPKQSLVSKAFHKKKAVVCEEQLQDLECSIRDLESGAGHLFRKLIQSRVSLLNILSS; encoded by the coding sequence ATGGCTTTTGCTCTAAGATCAATAAGCTTGCCTTCAAGGCATCACACCACTGAGGCGGAAGTACAAGAAGATCTGCACAGCCTAGAGACAAGTGTCTCTTCATCCATCACCATCGAGACGATGTGTGATGGCCTGCGGAGGCTTGGAGACATCTACGGTGCTGTTGAGGAGATCATCCAGTTGCCAAGCAACCAAGTCTGTTCCTCCCAGCAGAGGAAGATATTGGATGGAGAGACGGAATGTTCTCTCGAGCTTCTGGATCTCTGCAACAACATGCaagagatcttcgttgagctcaagGCCATTATCCAAGAGCTGCAAGTGGCTCTAAGAAAAGGAGATGATGCAACCATCCAAGCCAAGATCCAGTCTTACATCAGACTGGTGAAGAAGGCTGGTAAACAATTCAAGAAGACTACCAGGAAGGCGACTTCGGACAAGATGGATTGCGGAATGGTCAGTCTATTGATCAACGCAAGGGAGATGACTATCTCTCTACTTGAGTCCGTGGTGCACCTTTTGTCCAAGCAAATCGAAGTGCCTAAACAGTCCCTAGTTTCCAAGGCATTTCACAAGAAAAAAGCTGTTGTTTGTGAGGAGCAATTGCAGGACTTAGAGTGCAGTATCAGGGATCTTGAGAGTGGAGCAGGACACCTGTTCCGGAAATTAATCCAGAGCAGAGTTTCTCTCCTAAACATACTTAGCTCATAG